A single region of the Caminicella sporogenes DSM 14501 genome encodes:
- a CDS encoding YibE/F family protein: MFCIVLFGGLKGILSITSLGVIGIILVKFMIPFIIKGYSSISVTIIFIIIIILISFILILGFTKKSFVAIVGTIIAGILAQIFTELCSITGIISKEADFLITYADMAIDFKGLYLSGVLIGVIGVVMDVSMSTTSVIFELKCQNSRVSFMRLIGSGLEVGKDIMATMVNILILAYVGSVMPLLLVFHFLKMPIGSLLNMEILVVEIIRSLCGSIGLILTIPLTSIVASIMVKNK, encoded by the coding sequence TTGTTTTGTATAGTATTATTTGGTGGTTTAAAAGGAATTCTTTCTATAACATCATTAGGGGTGATAGGAATTATTCTAGTTAAGTTTATGATACCTTTTATAATCAAGGGATATAGCTCTATATCAGTAACGATTATATTTATTATAATTATAATATTAATAAGTTTTATTTTAATATTAGGTTTTACTAAAAAAAGTTTTGTAGCAATAGTTGGAACAATAATAGCAGGAATACTTGCACAAATTTTTACGGAACTTTGTTCAATTACAGGAATAATAAGTAAAGAAGCAGATTTTTTAATTACGTATGCTGATATGGCAATTGATTTTAAAGGATTATATTTAAGTGGGGTTTTAATAGGTGTAATAGGAGTAGTGATGGATGTAAGTATGTCAACAACCTCAGTAATATTTGAATTGAAATGTCAAAATTCTAGGGTCAGTTTTATGAGATTAATAGGATCGGGTTTAGAAGTAGGAAAGGATATAATGGCTACAATGGTAAATATATTAATTTTAGCCTATGTAGGTAGTGTGATGCCTCTACTTTTAGTATTTCATTTTTTGAAAATGCCAATAGGTAGCCTTTTAAATATGGAGATATTAGTAGTAGAAATAATTCGTTCATTATGTGGTAGTATAGGACTTATTCTAACGATACCTTTAACATCAATAGTTGCTAGTATTATGGTAAAAAATAAATAA